A single region of the Rhizobium grahamii genome encodes:
- a CDS encoding glucose/quinate/shikimate family membrane-bound PQQ-dependent dehydrogenase, with protein MTNPNQHLSFLSKAWLGLLGVVLILAGLFLAVGGAKLVTLGGSLYFLLSGAAIVVSGLLIVMRRPAGALLFGLVVLLTVAWAIWDAGLEFWPLISRLLAFGVGGVVIAISNPLLRKARGLAPAYLSSFAVAAVLAIISGIAFVGMFMPHPTIVLSGAPSPLVPVDPAKEQKNWEAYGNTSGGSRFVALDQITRDNISGLKVAWTYRTGDTPLSPDGNGAEDQDTPLQVGDRVFLCTPHNNVIAIDADTGKEIWKNEINAKSSVWMRCRGLAYFDATRALEQPTLPGSTPVTSVAVADGALCQRRILMNTITAELIALDADTGAFCPDFGNNGRVSLKIGLGDAPDPQYVLTSAPTLAGTTVVVGGRIADNVQVDMPGGVMRGFDVITGELRWAFDPGNPDITKLPPEGKTYTRSTPNVWASMSYDPASNTVFMPVGSPSVDLYGVTRTALDHKYGASMLALDATTGREKWVYQTVHNDLWDFDVPMQPSFIDFSNEDGTTTPALVFGTKAGQLYVLDRATGKPLTKVGDVAVKPGKVPNEPYAPTQPRSLGMPQIGAETLTESDMWGATPFDQLLCRIAFKGMRYDGLYTVPDTDLSLSFPGSLGGMNWGGLSTDPTTGTIFANDMRLGLWIQMVEAAPSDAVSSGGEAVNTGMGVVPMKGTPYAVNKNRFLSALGIPCQKPPFGSLTAIDMKTRQIKWQVPVGTVQDTGPFGIKMGLPIPIGMPTLGGTLATQGGLIFIAGTQDYYLRAFDSSTGKEVWKARLPVGSQGGPISYKSPKTGKQYIVISAGGARQSPDRGDYVIAYALP; from the coding sequence ATGACCAATCCAAATCAACACCTGTCATTTCTTTCAAAAGCCTGGCTTGGCCTGCTCGGCGTGGTCTTGATCCTCGCGGGTCTTTTCCTGGCCGTCGGCGGCGCCAAGCTCGTTACCTTGGGCGGCAGCCTCTATTTCCTGTTGAGCGGAGCCGCGATCGTTGTCTCGGGACTGCTGATTGTCATGCGCAGGCCCGCAGGCGCGCTTCTTTTTGGCCTCGTGGTGCTGCTGACGGTCGCATGGGCGATTTGGGATGCAGGCCTTGAATTCTGGCCGCTGATCTCGCGTCTGCTTGCGTTCGGTGTCGGTGGCGTGGTCATCGCTATTTCTAACCCGCTTCTTCGCAAGGCGCGCGGTCTTGCTCCGGCTTACCTATCCTCGTTCGCCGTCGCGGCAGTTCTCGCAATTATCTCCGGCATCGCTTTCGTCGGTATGTTTATGCCGCATCCAACGATCGTCCTCTCGGGCGCGCCGTCTCCGTTGGTTCCGGTCGACCCGGCAAAGGAGCAGAAAAACTGGGAAGCCTATGGCAACACGTCAGGCGGTAGCCGGTTCGTCGCCCTCGACCAGATAACCCGTGACAATATCAGTGGCCTGAAGGTTGCCTGGACATATCGAACCGGCGATACGCCGCTTAGCCCTGATGGCAACGGCGCGGAAGATCAGGATACGCCGCTGCAGGTCGGCGATCGCGTCTTCCTTTGCACTCCGCATAACAATGTCATTGCGATTGACGCCGATACCGGCAAGGAAATCTGGAAGAACGAGATCAATGCCAAGTCTTCCGTATGGATGCGGTGCCGCGGTCTTGCCTATTTCGACGCGACACGTGCGCTCGAACAGCCGACCCTTCCGGGCTCGACACCGGTCACATCCGTGGCCGTGGCAGACGGTGCGCTGTGCCAGCGTCGCATTTTGATGAACACGATCACCGCCGAGCTGATCGCGCTCGACGCGGACACGGGGGCATTTTGCCCTGACTTCGGCAACAACGGCCGAGTCAGTCTCAAGATCGGTCTCGGAGATGCACCGGACCCACAATATGTGCTGACCTCGGCGCCGACGCTTGCCGGCACGACGGTGGTCGTTGGTGGTCGCATTGCCGACAACGTTCAGGTCGACATGCCGGGTGGCGTCATGCGCGGTTTCGATGTCATCACCGGCGAATTGCGCTGGGCTTTCGACCCTGGCAATCCCGACATCACGAAATTGCCACCAGAAGGAAAGACCTACACCCGGTCGACGCCGAATGTGTGGGCTTCCATGTCCTATGATCCGGCATCGAACACGGTCTTCATGCCCGTCGGCAGCCCGTCTGTCGACCTCTACGGTGTGACGCGCACGGCGCTCGACCACAAGTACGGCGCCTCCATGCTTGCGCTCGATGCGACCACCGGTCGGGAGAAGTGGGTCTATCAGACCGTCCACAATGATCTTTGGGATTTCGACGTCCCGATGCAGCCGAGCTTCATCGATTTTTCGAATGAAGATGGGACGACGACACCAGCTCTGGTCTTCGGCACAAAGGCCGGACAGCTCTACGTTCTCGACCGCGCCACGGGCAAGCCGCTGACGAAGGTCGGGGACGTCGCCGTGAAGCCGGGCAAGGTTCCAAACGAGCCCTATGCCCCGACGCAACCGAGATCCCTCGGTATGCCGCAGATCGGTGCCGAGACGCTGACTGAATCCGACATGTGGGGCGCAACGCCGTTCGATCAGCTGCTATGCCGTATAGCGTTCAAGGGAATGCGCTATGACGGTCTTTATACGGTACCGGACACCGATCTGTCCCTGAGCTTCCCTGGCTCGCTCGGTGGAATGAACTGGGGCGGCTTGTCTACGGATCCGACGACCGGAACGATCTTCGCCAACGATATGAGGCTCGGCCTCTGGATCCAGATGGTCGAGGCTGCACCGAGCGATGCGGTCAGCAGCGGCGGCGAAGCTGTGAATACCGGTATGGGCGTCGTGCCGATGAAGGGCACGCCGTATGCGGTCAACAAGAACCGCTTCTTGTCGGCCCTCGGAATCCCCTGCCAGAAGCCGCCATTCGGCAGCCTCACGGCAATCGACATGAAGACGCGCCAGATCAAGTGGCAGGTTCCCGTCGGTACGGTGCAGGATACCGGGCCTTTTGGCATCAAGATGGGGCTGCCGATCCCGATCGGCATGCCAACGCTCGGCGGCACGCTGGCAACGCAGGGCGGCCTGATCTTCATCGCCGGCACCCAGGATTACTATCTGCGCGCGTTTGACAGCTCGACCGGTAAGGAAGTCTGGAAGGCAAGGCTGCCGGTCGGTAGCCAGGGTGGCCCGATTTCGTACAAGTCGCCGAAGACAGGCAAGCAGTATATTGTGATATCCGCCGGTGGAGCGCGTCAGTCGCCCGACCGCGGCGATTATGTCATCGCCTACGCGCTGCCTTGA
- the minE gene encoding cell division topological specificity factor MinE, whose product MSIFKLFNKQRTAPAARERLQVLLAHERVSASSDLVSVLREEILAVIAKHVELDNDRVHVKIDRDEHMSILEIDVEIPLNRDAKAA is encoded by the coding sequence ATGAGCATCTTCAAGCTTTTCAACAAGCAGCGAACAGCGCCGGCAGCGCGAGAGCGCCTGCAAGTCCTCTTGGCTCATGAGCGTGTCTCGGCCAGCTCCGATCTGGTTTCGGTGCTGCGCGAGGAAATTCTCGCCGTCATCGCCAAACACGTCGAGCTCGACAACGACCGCGTTCACGTCAAGATCGATCGCGACGAGCATATGTCGATCCTCGAGATCGACGTCGAAATTCCTCTCAACCGCGACGCAAAAGCCGCCTAA
- the minD gene encoding septum site-determining protein MinD gives MGKVIVVTSGKGGVGKTTSTAALGAALAQRNQKVVVVDFDVGLRNLDLVMGAERRVVYDLVNVIQGDAKLSQALIRDKRLETLFLLPASQTRDKDNLTPEGVERVINDLRRHFDWIICDSPAGIERGATLAMRHADVAVVVTNPEVSSVRDSDRIIGLLDSKTVKAERGERMEKHLLLTRYDTTRAERGDMLKVDDVLEILSIPLLGIVPESTDVLRASNIGAPVTLADSRSAPALAYFEAARRLTGEDLPVTIPGEKRGIFGKIFGRRAAA, from the coding sequence ATGGGGAAAGTCATCGTCGTCACCTCGGGTAAAGGCGGAGTGGGCAAGACAACCTCCACCGCCGCGCTCGGGGCAGCTCTGGCTCAGCGGAACCAGAAGGTCGTCGTCGTCGATTTCGACGTTGGCCTCCGCAACCTCGACCTCGTCATGGGGGCCGAACGCCGCGTCGTCTACGACCTTGTCAACGTGATCCAGGGCGACGCCAAGCTGTCGCAGGCGCTGATCCGCGACAAGCGCCTGGAAACGCTGTTCCTGCTGCCCGCCTCGCAGACGCGTGATAAGGACAACCTGACGCCCGAGGGGGTCGAGCGGGTCATCAACGATCTGAGGCGCCACTTCGACTGGATCATCTGCGACAGCCCGGCCGGCATCGAACGGGGCGCCACGCTTGCCATGCGCCATGCCGACGTCGCCGTGGTCGTTACCAATCCTGAAGTCTCTTCCGTGCGCGATTCCGACCGCATCATCGGCCTGCTCGATTCCAAGACGGTCAAGGCGGAACGCGGCGAGCGGATGGAAAAGCACCTGCTTCTCACGCGATACGACACGACGCGCGCCGAACGCGGTGACATGCTCAAGGTCGACGATGTGCTCGAGATCCTGTCGATCCCGCTGCTCGGCATCGTGCCCGAGAGCACCGACGTGCTGCGCGCTTCCAACATTGGCGCACCGGTGACGCTTGCCGACAGCCGCAGCGCTCCGGCACTTGCCTATTTCGAGGCAGCGCGCCGGCTGACAGGCGAAGACCTCCCCGTCACGATCCCGGGCGAAAAGCGCGGCATCTTCGGCAAGATCTTCGGTCGGAGGGCCGCCGCATGA
- the minC gene encoding septum site-determining protein MinC, whose protein sequence is MTKVLTDARSIRIKGRSFLAVMLSPDLPFDDWLVRLDDLAARSAGFFLGRPVVLDVTDLPIDRKQLKELISELAARNVSIMGIEGGRPSVLGPGMPPALKGGKPISDFDLPNQEATAAAPEAAPVQAESRPTLQSIVIHEPVRSGQSVIFPEGDVTIIGSVASGSEIVAGGSVHIYGTLRGRVMAGSLGNASARIFCRKLEAELVAIDGIYKTAEDMAPELHGHSVQLWLEGDAIRAEKLI, encoded by the coding sequence ATGACCAAAGTGCTAACAGACGCTCGCTCGATCCGTATCAAGGGCCGCTCTTTCCTGGCGGTCATGCTGTCTCCGGACCTTCCCTTCGATGATTGGTTGGTTCGCCTGGACGACTTGGCTGCCCGATCCGCGGGTTTCTTCCTCGGACGCCCTGTCGTTCTCGATGTGACGGACCTGCCCATCGATCGGAAACAGTTGAAGGAACTGATTTCCGAACTGGCGGCCCGCAACGTCTCGATCATGGGAATCGAGGGTGGGAGGCCATCGGTCCTCGGTCCGGGTATGCCGCCGGCGCTCAAGGGTGGCAAACCGATTTCCGACTTCGATCTGCCGAATCAGGAGGCAACCGCGGCGGCGCCTGAAGCAGCGCCCGTCCAGGCTGAAAGCCGGCCGACCCTACAGTCGATCGTGATCCACGAACCCGTGCGATCCGGCCAGTCGGTCATCTTCCCGGAAGGGGATGTGACGATCATCGGATCGGTCGCGTCCGGCTCGGAGATCGTCGCCGGTGGCTCGGTTCATATCTATGGAACGCTGCGTGGCCGCGTCATGGCCGGTTCGCTTGGAAATGCATCGGCGCGTATCTTTTGCCGCAAACTCGAGGCCGAGCTGGTGGCCATCGATGGGATCTACAAAACAGCCGAAGACATGGCTCCCGAGCTGCATGGACACTCTGTTCAGCTTTGGCTCGAGGGCGATGCGATCAGAGCAGAGAAACTTATCTGA
- a CDS encoding LacI family DNA-binding transcriptional regulator, whose translation MEATKRHRRKMQSVTMMDVAERAQVSPSTVSLYLRKPDAVSATASRAIAEAIDALKYVPNLMAGGLAAASSRAVSVIVPSVRNAFFAETVATMQAELGKERLQVMLGHSEYSEREEENLVKMALSWKPAAVVLTGLSHSATTRRLLKDGNVPVLELWELGGEPIDMAVGFYHEQVGSTAATHLVQRGRKRLLFLGARLQEDRRATLRADGFLKTARETAGVSAEIVQHPAPANAAIGAMLLAEAIRKYPDIDAVACSNDHIALGVIFECQRIGVQIPERLSVIGFGDLSFSAACNPALTTIRPPGDLIGTEAARLILDRINETGRATPTVIDTRFTLLQRQSS comes from the coding sequence ATGGAAGCGACAAAGCGGCACCGCCGCAAGATGCAGAGCGTGACGATGATGGACGTGGCCGAGCGGGCTCAAGTATCGCCGTCAACCGTATCGCTCTATCTGCGCAAGCCCGACGCCGTTTCTGCCACGGCAAGCCGCGCCATCGCGGAGGCAATCGATGCGCTCAAATATGTCCCCAATCTCATGGCCGGCGGGCTGGCTGCCGCGTCCTCACGCGCAGTTAGCGTTATCGTGCCGTCCGTTCGAAACGCATTCTTCGCTGAAACGGTCGCGACCATGCAGGCCGAGCTCGGCAAGGAGCGCCTTCAGGTCATGCTGGGGCATTCGGAGTATAGCGAGCGCGAGGAAGAGAACCTCGTCAAGATGGCGCTGTCCTGGAAACCGGCAGCGGTCGTCTTGACCGGCCTATCGCACAGCGCGACGACCCGCCGGCTCTTGAAGGACGGCAATGTGCCGGTCCTTGAGCTATGGGAGTTGGGAGGCGAGCCGATCGACATGGCGGTGGGCTTCTATCACGAACAGGTCGGCAGTACCGCCGCAACGCATCTTGTCCAGCGAGGCCGAAAGCGTCTGCTGTTCCTGGGCGCGCGCCTGCAGGAAGACCGCAGAGCGACGTTGCGTGCTGATGGCTTTCTTAAGACAGCCCGTGAGACTGCTGGTGTCAGCGCCGAAATCGTCCAGCATCCGGCTCCGGCCAATGCCGCGATCGGTGCCATGCTGCTCGCGGAGGCGATCAGAAAATACCCTGACATCGATGCCGTCGCCTGCTCGAACGACCACATCGCGCTGGGCGTCATCTTCGAGTGCCAAAGGATCGGCGTACAGATTCCGGAGCGCTTGTCGGTGATCGGCTTCGGCGATCTCAGCTTCAGTGCGGCGTGCAATCCCGCCCTGACGACGATCAGGCCGCCAGGCGATCTTATCGGCACGGAAGCCGCTCGCCTGATTCTTGATCGGATAAACGAAACCGGGCGGGCTACCCCAACGGTCATCGATACGAGATTTACCCTTCTGCAGAGGCAGAGCAGCTAA
- a CDS encoding ABC transporter ATP-binding protein produces the protein MASVSLRKLDKSYGALRIVKGIDLEIHDGEFVVFVGPSGCGKSTTLRMVAGLESITDGEVRIGDRVVNKLAPRERDIAMVFQDYALYPHKTVRENMGFSLKVRGMSKAETDKRIAQAAEMLGIAHLLDRRPGQLSGGQRQRVAMGRAIVRRPQVFLFDEPLSNLDAKLRGQVRTEIKRLHQTIGTTIIYVTHDQVEAMTLADRIVILKGGDIEQVGTPDEVYNRPASVFVGGFVGSPAMNFTRAKAQGSNLHLPNGDQLPLSAIAGNGLSAVDGREFIVGIRPEHFVPTQSGGASLNCRVQVVEPLGSDTLVHFAMGDATLTARMPPEVRPTVGETLTVGIDPSKIHLFDATTERAIH, from the coding sequence GTGGCCTCGGTAAGTTTGAGAAAGCTCGACAAGAGCTATGGCGCGCTGCGCATCGTTAAGGGTATCGATCTGGAGATTCACGACGGCGAGTTCGTCGTGTTCGTCGGTCCATCCGGCTGTGGAAAGTCCACGACCCTTCGAATGGTCGCAGGCTTGGAATCCATCACCGATGGCGAAGTTCGGATCGGTGATCGGGTCGTCAACAAGCTGGCGCCGCGCGAACGCGACATCGCGATGGTGTTCCAGGACTACGCCCTCTACCCGCACAAGACTGTCCGCGAGAACATGGGCTTCAGCCTCAAGGTCCGTGGCATGAGCAAAGCCGAAACCGACAAGCGTATCGCCCAGGCGGCAGAGATGCTCGGAATTGCCCATCTGCTCGACCGCCGTCCCGGCCAGTTGTCCGGCGGTCAGCGCCAGCGCGTTGCCATGGGGCGCGCGATCGTTAGGCGCCCGCAGGTATTCCTCTTCGATGAGCCGCTCTCCAACCTCGATGCAAAGCTGCGCGGGCAGGTGCGTACGGAAATCAAGCGGTTGCACCAGACTATCGGCACGACGATCATCTACGTGACCCACGATCAGGTCGAGGCCATGACGCTCGCCGATCGTATCGTCATTCTCAAGGGCGGCGATATCGAGCAGGTCGGCACGCCGGATGAGGTCTACAACCGTCCGGCCAGCGTTTTCGTCGGTGGCTTCGTCGGCTCGCCGGCGATGAATTTCACCAGGGCAAAGGCGCAGGGTTCCAACCTGCATTTGCCGAATGGCGATCAGCTGCCGCTCTCGGCGATAGCGGGCAATGGACTGTCTGCCGTCGATGGTCGTGAATTCATCGTTGGTATCCGGCCGGAGCATTTCGTTCCGACCCAGTCTGGTGGTGCAAGCCTGAACTGTCGGGTGCAGGTCGTTGAGCCGCTTGGCTCCGATACTCTCGTTCATTTCGCCATGGGCGATGCCACCTTGACCGCGCGCATGCCGCCCGAGGTTCGCCCAACCGTTGGCGAGACCCTCACGGTCGGCATCGATCCATCGAAGATCCACCTCTTCGATGCCACCACCGAGCGCGCCATTCACTGA
- a CDS encoding ABC transporter substrate-binding protein, with protein sequence MNRNIRAAALACATIVSFAAPALADTELKIYISSQHQPNIWRKAIDQYEAKTPGVKVTIETGGNTSEAQAQYLNTVMSAKDPSLDVLILDVIRPAQFAAAGWTSDVEGKDLSSYLPAYAEANTVGGKTVALPAFADAQFLYYRKDLLDKYGIQPPKSWDELKTAAKTITDGEKNPNLQGLSFQGKAIEGAVCTFLLPYWSQGKALTNNGRLSFDHDAAVKSLALWKSFADDGTAKKNIAEVATDDTRKEFQAGNVVFAVNWSYAWAQSQGAESAVAGKVGVARLPAMAGGESATCLGGWEWGVSAFSAHQDEAKKLVAYLSSPEVSKFMAINASLLPTYADLYKDGDVTKAAPWFADALQVVETAKPRPVTPRYNEVSETIRTTVNAVLAGVSTPEEGASQIESRLKRILR encoded by the coding sequence ATGAACCGCAACATTAGAGCCGCCGCGCTCGCCTGTGCCACGATCGTCAGTTTCGCTGCACCGGCGCTCGCCGATACCGAGCTCAAGATCTACATCTCAAGCCAGCACCAGCCGAACATATGGCGCAAGGCGATCGATCAATATGAAGCCAAGACACCAGGCGTCAAGGTAACGATCGAGACCGGCGGCAACACCTCCGAAGCGCAGGCGCAGTACCTGAACACCGTAATGTCCGCCAAGGATCCGTCCTTGGACGTGCTGATCCTTGATGTCATCCGTCCTGCTCAGTTTGCCGCTGCCGGCTGGACCAGCGATGTCGAGGGCAAGGATCTTTCGAGCTACCTGCCGGCATACGCCGAAGCCAACACCGTTGGCGGCAAGACCGTTGCGCTGCCGGCGTTCGCCGACGCTCAATTTCTCTACTACCGCAAGGATCTGCTCGACAAATACGGCATCCAGCCGCCGAAGAGCTGGGACGAGCTGAAGACCGCCGCAAAGACCATCACCGACGGCGAAAAGAATCCCAATCTTCAGGGCTTGTCGTTTCAGGGCAAAGCTATCGAAGGCGCGGTCTGCACCTTCCTGCTGCCATATTGGAGCCAGGGCAAGGCGCTGACGAACAACGGTCGCCTGTCCTTCGATCACGATGCGGCCGTCAAGTCGCTCGCGCTGTGGAAGAGCTTTGCCGATGACGGCACAGCCAAGAAGAACATCGCCGAAGTGGCAACTGACGACACCCGTAAGGAATTCCAGGCCGGCAACGTCGTCTTCGCAGTGAACTGGTCCTATGCCTGGGCACAGTCGCAGGGAGCGGAATCGGCTGTTGCGGGCAAGGTTGGCGTTGCTCGCCTGCCGGCGATGGCGGGCGGTGAATCCGCAACTTGCCTCGGTGGCTGGGAGTGGGGCGTTTCAGCCTTCTCGGCCCATCAGGACGAAGCCAAGAAACTCGTCGCCTATCTTTCAAGCCCCGAGGTTTCGAAGTTCATGGCGATCAACGCATCGCTGCTGCCGACCTATGCCGATCTCTACAAGGATGGCGATGTGACCAAGGCAGCTCCCTGGTTTGCCGATGCGCTGCAGGTTGTCGAGACAGCAAAGCCACGTCCGGTTACCCCTCGTTACAACGAGGTGAGCGAAACGATCCGCACCACCGTGAACGCGGTCCTTGCTGGTGTCTCGACGCCGGAAGAGGGCGCAAGCCAGATCGAGTCTCGGCTGAAGCGCATCCTTCGCTGA
- a CDS encoding carbohydrate ABC transporter permease produces the protein MATTTSLKISADAEPRQAAWVRWLDLSDRSLAILLLAPAALLLALIIVYPVCRLAYTSFFSLSLTSGLPAEFVGFENYQLMIDDPVFWETTWNTVLITLITVPGALIVGLGLALMANLPFRTQWPVRLSLLIPWALPLSFAGLIFAWFFHSEYGVVNDILNRVGLPGIIWFNSPNWAFAAICLTIIWKTSSFMALIILAGLQTIPRSLYEAADVDGAGRFRQFFEITLPLLKPSIVVALIFRTITSLQTFDIPYMMTGGGPGTSTATLAMYIHQNTVSFLDLGYGSALAVVMFALSMCVTAVYLRMIRTKE, from the coding sequence ATGGCGACCACAACCTCCCTCAAGATCAGCGCCGATGCCGAGCCGCGCCAGGCTGCATGGGTGCGGTGGCTGGACCTCAGTGACAGATCGCTGGCCATCCTCCTGCTTGCACCGGCAGCACTCCTGCTTGCCCTGATTATCGTCTACCCCGTCTGTAGGCTCGCCTACACGAGCTTCTTCAGCCTGTCGCTGACATCAGGCTTGCCGGCCGAGTTTGTCGGCTTCGAAAACTACCAGCTGATGATTGACGATCCGGTCTTCTGGGAAACTACCTGGAATACCGTGCTCATCACCCTGATTACCGTGCCAGGCGCGCTTATCGTCGGGCTTGGTCTTGCCCTCATGGCAAACCTGCCGTTTCGCACCCAATGGCCTGTTCGCCTGTCGCTGCTGATCCCCTGGGCACTTCCGCTTTCCTTTGCGGGCCTGATTTTCGCATGGTTCTTCCATTCCGAATATGGCGTCGTCAACGACATCCTGAACCGCGTCGGTCTGCCCGGCATCATCTGGTTCAATTCGCCGAACTGGGCATTCGCTGCGATCTGCCTGACGATCATCTGGAAGACCTCGTCCTTCATGGCGCTGATCATCCTGGCCGGCCTGCAGACGATCCCCCGGTCGCTCTATGAAGCAGCCGATGTCGACGGCGCTGGTCGTTTTCGCCAATTCTTCGAGATCACGCTGCCGCTGTTGAAGCCTTCGATCGTCGTTGCCCTGATCTTCCGTACGATCACGTCGCTGCAGACCTTCGATATCCCCTACATGATGACGGGTGGTGGTCCCGGTACATCGACGGCGACACTTGCCATGTACATCCACCAGAACACCGTCTCCTTCCTCGATCTCGGTTACGGCTCTGCGCTTGCCGTCGTGATGTTCGCACTCTCCATGTGCGTCACCGCCGTCTACCTGCGCATGATCCGCACCAAGGAGTAA